The proteins below are encoded in one region of Streptomyces marianii:
- a CDS encoding type II toxin-antitoxin system RelE/ParE family toxin, with translation MAEHWDVYLTSEVDQWLNDLEKADPTSYVQVNQAIWVLACNGPAEGRPLVDRVKGSVLHNLKELRPGSAGRSEVRILFMFDPWRSSVLLVAGDKAGDWNAWYARTIPLAERLYAEYVTARTEELER, from the coding sequence GTGGCGGAGCACTGGGACGTCTATCTGACGAGCGAGGTGGATCAATGGCTCAACGACCTGGAGAAGGCGGATCCCACGTCGTACGTGCAGGTCAACCAAGCCATCTGGGTCCTCGCCTGCAACGGGCCCGCCGAAGGGCGGCCGCTGGTGGACCGGGTCAAGGGATCCGTTCTGCACAATCTCAAGGAGCTGCGCCCCGGCTCGGCGGGTCGCAGCGAAGTCCGCATCCTGTTCATGTTCGATCCCTGGCGCTCGTCGGTCCTGCTGGTCGCAGGCGACAAGGCAGGTGACTGGAACGCCTGGTACGCCAGGACGATCCCCTTGGCAGAACGCCTGTACGCGGAGTACGTAACCGCCCGCACGGAGGAGCTGGAACGGTGA
- a CDS encoding DUF397 domain-containing protein: MSDILTWFKSSYSDSEGGDCVEVALEWRKSSHSDDQGGACVEVALDWRKSSHSDSQGGDCVEMAACPHSVHVRDSKLGEDGPRFAVAGAAWTRFLGGVSA, encoded by the coding sequence ATGAGCGACATACTCACGTGGTTCAAATCCAGCTACAGCGACAGCGAGGGCGGCGACTGCGTCGAGGTCGCCCTGGAATGGCGCAAGTCCAGCCACAGCGATGACCAGGGCGGCGCCTGCGTCGAAGTCGCCCTCGATTGGCGCAAGTCCAGTCACAGCGACAGCCAGGGCGGCGACTGCGTCGAGATGGCCGCCTGCCCCCACAGCGTCCACGTCCGTGACTCCAAGCTCGGCGAGGACGGCCCGCGCTTCGCCGTCGCCGGTGCCGCGTGGACCCGCTTCCTCGGCGGTGTCTCCGCATGA
- a CDS encoding cytochrome P450, whose product MTTSARVPGPAGLPLLGSMFDLKRDSLGTYLAARRAHGDVVRFTAGPPGLRMELYAVFSAEGAQQVLATDSANFRKDNAFYQEVRESFGNGLLTSQDEDYLRQRRLMQPLFTRRRVDGYASAVTEETAGLLDRWASAPDGTVDVVDEMTRLALRAVARILFGTDVEAAVPVVERCFPVIGDYTLRRGYSPVNPPRSWPTPDNRRAASATEELYGVCDRIIEERRAEGDAAKGDDLLTLLARAESSEDGALDASEIRDQVLIFLLAGHETTATSLAFALHLLARHPEQQSRARAEAVRILGDRRPEAYDLDALPYLTQVLKEAMRLYPAAPVIGRRAVADAVVGGHTIPAGADVVVAPWVTHRHPRYWEDPDRFDPERFAPGADKDRPRYAWFPFGGGPRACIGQHFSMLESVLALAMILRGYELEAVDERVPVDAAITLRAKGPARCRLRPTGGG is encoded by the coding sequence ATGACGACGAGCGCACGCGTGCCCGGCCCGGCCGGCCTGCCCTTATTAGGGTCGATGTTCGACCTCAAGCGGGACTCCCTCGGCACGTACCTCGCCGCCCGCCGGGCGCACGGCGACGTCGTCCGCTTCACCGCCGGGCCCCCGGGGCTGCGGATGGAGCTGTACGCGGTGTTCTCGGCGGAGGGCGCCCAGCAGGTGCTGGCGACCGACTCGGCCAACTTCCGCAAGGACAACGCCTTCTACCAGGAGGTCCGGGAGTCCTTCGGCAACGGACTGCTGACCAGCCAGGACGAGGACTACCTGCGGCAGCGGCGGCTCATGCAGCCGCTTTTCACCCGCCGCCGCGTGGACGGCTACGCCTCCGCCGTCACCGAGGAGACCGCCGGGCTCCTCGACCGCTGGGCCTCGGCCCCGGACGGCACGGTCGACGTCGTCGACGAGATGACGCGGCTGGCACTGCGGGCGGTGGCGCGCATCCTGTTCGGCACGGACGTCGAGGCGGCGGTTCCCGTCGTCGAGCGCTGCTTCCCGGTCATCGGCGACTACACGCTCCGGCGCGGGTACTCCCCCGTCAACCCGCCGCGCAGCTGGCCCACTCCGGACAACCGCCGGGCCGCGTCCGCGACGGAAGAGCTGTACGGGGTGTGCGACCGGATCATCGAGGAGCGCCGCGCGGAGGGGGACGCGGCGAAGGGCGACGACCTGCTGACCCTGCTCGCCCGGGCGGAGAGCTCCGAGGACGGGGCCCTGGACGCCTCCGAGATCCGGGACCAGGTGCTGATCTTCCTGCTCGCCGGGCACGAGACGACGGCCACCTCGCTGGCGTTCGCGCTCCATCTGCTCGCCCGGCACCCGGAGCAGCAGTCCCGGGCCCGTGCCGAGGCCGTGCGCATCCTGGGGGACCGCAGGCCCGAGGCGTACGACCTCGACGCGCTGCCGTACCTCACGCAGGTGCTGAAGGAGGCGATGCGGCTCTACCCGGCCGCTCCGGTCATCGGCCGCCGCGCGGTCGCGGACGCGGTGGTCGGCGGGCACACGATCCCGGCCGGTGCGGACGTGGTCGTGGCGCCGTGGGTGACGCACCGGCACCCCCGCTACTGGGAGGACCCGGACCGCTTCGACCCGGAGCGGTTCGCCCCGGGCGCGGACAAGGACCGTCCGCGCTACGCCTGGTTCCCGTTCGGCGGAGGGCCGCGCGCCTGCATCGGCCAGCACTTCTCGATGCTGGAGTCCGTGCTCGCGCTCGCCATGATCCTGCGCGGGTACGAACTGGAGGCGGTGGACGAGCGGGTCCCGGTCGACGCGGCGATCACCCTGCGCGCCAAGGGCCCGGCGCGCTGCCGGCTGCGGCCCACCGGGGGCGGGTGA
- a CDS encoding ATP-binding protein translates to MNQHIEWRLPRSPRSAGRARAFLAEQSREWKLPDDLTETAVLLLGELVTNACRHARVPPGREVRARCVLGGDGVLRVEVSDASDVLPCPRTAAPDDESGRGLALVAALADAWGAHPRACGIGKTVWFEIGDGVRGRSGCADLEGVDDARHDPGPPLGGPRPAATVPAAVDDGP, encoded by the coding sequence ATGAATCAGCACATCGAGTGGCGGCTGCCCCGCAGCCCGCGGAGCGCGGGCCGGGCTCGTGCGTTCCTGGCCGAGCAGTCGCGGGAGTGGAAGCTCCCCGACGACCTGACCGAGACGGCCGTGCTGCTGCTCGGTGAGCTGGTGACGAACGCCTGCCGGCACGCCCGCGTCCCGCCGGGCCGTGAGGTGCGGGCCCGGTGCGTGCTGGGCGGCGACGGCGTGCTGCGGGTCGAGGTGTCGGACGCGAGCGATGTGCTGCCGTGCCCGCGTACCGCCGCACCCGACGACGAGTCGGGGCGCGGACTCGCGCTGGTCGCGGCGCTCGCGGACGCCTGGGGTGCCCACCCGCGGGCATGCGGCATCGGGAAGACGGTGTGGTTCGAGATCGGCGACGGCGTGCGGGGGCGTTCCGGGTGTGCTGATCTGGAGGGAGTGGACGACGCGCGTCACGACCCGGGCCCGCCTCTCGGCGGGCCCCGGCCCGCCGCCACGGTTCCCGCAGCCGTGGACGACGGGCCGTGA
- the tnpC gene encoding IS66 family transposase, with the protein MSSGWESASREDLLTVIGLLQRQNEELAAANERLTARVAELERRLGRNSGNSSMPPSSDTFGRPEKKPVPKSGRKRGRQPGADGSGLCMVADPDATEDRIPAACTGCGRALGEDDSIGFERRQVRDTPLTTVKVTEHRAHRCRCTCGTVTASPMPEQLAGSPSSYGPNLPALAVYLLVFQHIPVERTAQLIRDVTGAGVSTGWVGSLLPEAASLVEDSLNLIRALLIMGHVLHADETTTRIGTTRRWLHVACTDFLTPFHLAPRSRAGADAGGVLPHYRGVLVHDSLSLYAGYGSCTHQLCGTHLIRELTATEEDFPDQKWHQQIRWALAGLNTQALRVRSGQTDEITPDALLLHLKAFHHGITVGLSQHPRAEEREQSTARNLLERLRDQAHAVLRFADDPRQVPFTNNCGERALRPVKTS; encoded by the coding sequence ATGTCGTCGGGGTGGGAGTCTGCATCGCGTGAGGACCTCCTCACGGTGATCGGGCTGCTCCAGCGACAGAACGAGGAGCTGGCCGCGGCGAATGAGCGGCTGACGGCGCGGGTGGCGGAGCTGGAGCGGCGGCTTGGCCGGAACTCGGGGAACTCCTCGATGCCACCGTCCTCGGACACCTTCGGCCGGCCGGAGAAGAAGCCGGTACCGAAGAGCGGCCGCAAGCGGGGACGCCAGCCGGGTGCCGACGGATCCGGGCTGTGCATGGTCGCTGACCCCGATGCCACCGAGGACCGCATTCCAGCGGCCTGCACCGGGTGCGGCCGGGCGCTGGGCGAGGACGACAGCATCGGCTTCGAGCGCCGTCAGGTCCGTGACACCCCGCTGACCACGGTGAAGGTGACCGAGCACCGGGCCCATCGCTGCCGGTGCACGTGCGGGACGGTGACCGCCTCGCCGATGCCCGAACAGCTCGCGGGATCGCCCTCCTCCTACGGCCCCAACCTGCCTGCCCTGGCCGTCTACCTGCTGGTCTTCCAGCACATTCCCGTCGAGCGGACCGCCCAGCTGATCCGGGACGTGACCGGTGCCGGGGTCTCCACCGGCTGGGTCGGCTCTCTGCTGCCCGAGGCCGCCAGCCTGGTCGAAGACTCCCTGAACCTGATCCGTGCCCTGCTGATCATGGGACACGTGCTCCATGCGGATGAGACCACCACCCGCATCGGCACCACCCGGCGCTGGCTCCACGTGGCCTGCACCGACTTCCTCACCCCGTTTCACCTCGCCCCGCGCTCGCGTGCCGGAGCCGATGCCGGCGGCGTGCTCCCGCACTACCGGGGCGTCCTGGTCCACGACTCACTGTCCCTGTACGCCGGATACGGCTCCTGCACCCATCAGCTGTGCGGAACCCACCTGATCCGCGAACTGACCGCCACCGAAGAGGACTTCCCCGACCAGAAGTGGCACCAGCAGATCCGCTGGGCCCTGGCCGGACTGAACACCCAGGCCCTGCGCGTGCGCTCCGGACAGACCGACGAGATCACCCCCGACGCCCTGCTGCTGCATCTCAAAGCGTTCCACCACGGCATCACGGTCGGCCTCTCTCAGCACCCACGCGCCGAGGAACGAGAACAGTCCACCGCCCGCAACCTTCTGGAACGTCTGCGGGACCAGGCGCACGCTGTGCTCCGGTTCGCCGACGACCCCCGGCAGGTCCCCTTCACCAACAACTGCGGCGAACGGGCCCTGCGTCCGGTCAAGACCAGCTGA
- a CDS encoding helix-turn-helix domain-containing protein: MTGRIKWSASGHRERAEELAGGHDAFARGAERLLAEARAWRLTEMREERGYTQAQVAERMGVSKGRVSQIESGQVSGTDIMARYIQALGGSLMLVAVFDDGDLRKVG, encoded by the coding sequence GTGACCGGACGGATCAAGTGGTCGGCGAGTGGACACCGCGAGCGTGCCGAAGAGCTCGCGGGCGGCCACGACGCCTTCGCACGAGGGGCCGAGCGGCTGCTGGCGGAGGCCCGCGCATGGCGGCTCACCGAGATGCGGGAGGAACGCGGCTACACCCAGGCGCAGGTCGCCGAGCGCATGGGCGTGAGCAAGGGACGCGTGTCGCAGATCGAGAGCGGACAGGTGTCTGGGACCGACATCATGGCGCGCTACATCCAGGCGCTCGGAGGCAGCCTGATGCTGGTGGCGGTCTTCGACGACGGCGACCTGCGCAAGGTCGGGTGA
- a CDS encoding helix-turn-helix domain-containing protein, whose protein sequence is MTETWRYCGNQIKLWRTEAGVSREELGKEANYEYETVKSMEQGRRKPSARLLQVADQMCGAQGKLLAALEFLKPEPFPARAKEFMAIEAEAVSRHAYDALLIPGLLQTEEYARALIRESHPPLDDETVEERVRARLQRQEALTRRSGTVFGFVLNEASLRTMVGGEKAMKGQLEHILEAGEPRNVSVQVLPRGRCNGLALNGSMVLLETAEHDRYAYVEAPKTSALHSDPCTVSALTEAHGMIRMQALGSGESADFIRQVAEEL, encoded by the coding sequence ATGACGGAGACCTGGCGGTACTGCGGCAACCAGATCAAACTGTGGCGGACGGAGGCGGGCGTCAGCCGCGAGGAGCTCGGCAAGGAGGCGAACTACGAGTACGAGACGGTCAAGTCGATGGAACAGGGGCGCCGCAAGCCGAGCGCCAGGCTGCTCCAGGTCGCGGACCAGATGTGCGGGGCGCAGGGGAAGCTGCTGGCGGCGCTGGAGTTCCTGAAGCCGGAGCCGTTTCCGGCACGGGCCAAGGAGTTCATGGCCATCGAGGCGGAGGCGGTCTCCAGGCACGCTTACGACGCGCTCCTGATCCCGGGGCTGCTCCAGACCGAGGAGTACGCGCGGGCGTTGATCCGCGAGAGCCATCCGCCGCTGGACGACGAGACGGTCGAGGAGCGGGTGCGCGCACGACTGCAACGCCAGGAGGCGCTGACGCGGAGGTCCGGCACGGTCTTCGGTTTCGTGCTCAACGAAGCGAGTCTGCGGACGATGGTCGGAGGTGAGAAGGCGATGAAGGGGCAGCTGGAGCACATCCTGGAGGCGGGCGAACCGCGCAACGTATCGGTGCAGGTCCTGCCCCGCGGCAGATGCAACGGCCTGGCGCTCAACGGCTCGATGGTCCTGCTGGAGACCGCCGAGCACGACCGCTACGCCTATGTCGAGGCGCCGAAGACCAGCGCGCTCCACTCGGATCCCTGCACCGTCAGTGCGCTGACCGAGGCGCATGGAATGATCCGCATGCAGGCCCTCGGCAGCGGGGAGTCGGCGGACTTCATCAGGCAAGTGGCGGAGGAGCTATGA
- a CDS encoding amino acid deaminase, which translates to MPADNTVEGLDRLARETVDHRFKALPPDAEGLTVGELAAQRRNLFTGGFTTPVLALSAESLEHNLALLESYAERHGLAFAPHGKTSMSPQLFARQLERGAWGITAAVPHQLRVYRAHGIRRVFLANELVDPVALRWLAGELERDPDFRFICYVDSVRGVELMDEALRGAARPVDVVVELGAGEGARTGARSDADCTAVAGAVAAATNLRLVGVAGYEGEVPDATPERVRDWLHRLVSLAVTLDRDGRFAATDEIVVSAGGSAWFDTVAEVFAELPELSRPVLRLLRSGAYVSHDDGHYRQLTPFNRVPEEGALEPAFRLWAQVVSRPTGQQAFANAGKRDAAYDLDLPEAQVVRDARDGSVRPAAGITVTGLSDQHAWLRTDEDADLEVGDWVGMGLSHPCTSFDKWQLIPVAEADGTVTDYIRTFF; encoded by the coding sequence ATGCCCGCCGACAACACCGTCGAAGGCCTCGACCGGCTCGCCCGCGAGACCGTCGACCACCGCTTCAAGGCGCTCCCCCCGGACGCCGAGGGCCTCACGGTCGGCGAGCTGGCCGCCCAGCGGCGCAACCTCTTCACCGGTGGCTTCACCACTCCCGTACTCGCCCTCTCCGCGGAGTCCCTGGAGCACAACCTCGCGCTGCTGGAGAGCTACGCCGAGCGCCACGGCCTCGCGTTCGCCCCGCACGGCAAGACCTCCATGTCGCCGCAGCTGTTCGCCCGCCAGCTGGAGCGCGGGGCCTGGGGCATCACCGCCGCCGTCCCGCACCAGCTCCGCGTCTACCGCGCCCACGGGATCCGGCGCGTCTTCCTCGCCAACGAACTCGTCGACCCGGTGGCGCTGCGCTGGCTCGCCGGTGAGCTGGAGCGGGACCCGGACTTCCGGTTCATCTGCTACGTCGACTCCGTGCGCGGCGTGGAGCTGATGGACGAGGCGCTGCGCGGCGCCGCCAGGCCCGTGGACGTCGTGGTCGAACTCGGCGCCGGCGAGGGCGCGCGCACCGGTGCCCGCAGCGACGCCGACTGCACCGCCGTCGCCGGGGCGGTCGCCGCAGCGACGAACCTGCGGCTGGTCGGTGTCGCGGGCTACGAGGGCGAGGTCCCGGACGCGACGCCCGAGCGGGTGCGCGACTGGCTGCACCGGCTCGTCTCACTGGCCGTCACCCTCGACCGGGACGGCCGCTTCGCGGCCACGGACGAGATCGTGGTCAGCGCCGGGGGCAGCGCCTGGTTCGACACGGTCGCCGAGGTGTTCGCGGAGCTTCCCGAACTGTCCCGCCCGGTGCTCAGGCTGCTGCGCTCCGGTGCGTACGTCTCCCACGACGACGGCCACTACAGGCAGCTGACGCCGTTCAACCGGGTGCCCGAAGAGGGCGCGCTGGAGCCCGCGTTCCGGCTCTGGGCCCAGGTCGTTTCCCGGCCCACCGGGCAGCAGGCGTTCGCCAACGCGGGCAAGCGCGACGCCGCGTACGACCTCGACCTCCCCGAGGCCCAGGTCGTCCGGGACGCCCGCGACGGGTCGGTGCGCCCGGCCGCCGGCATCACCGTCACCGGGCTGTCGGACCAGCACGCCTGGCTGCGGACGGACGAGGACGCGGACCTGGAGGTCGGGGACTGGGTCGGGATGGGCCTGTCCCACCCGTGCACGTCGTTCGACAAGTGGCAGCTGATCCCGGTCGCCGAGGCGGACGGCACGGTCACCGACTACATCCGCACCTTCTTCTGA
- a CDS encoding NPP1 family protein, which produces MSNRKANRNPRSIQSVVPSPARKRSKRRRNSRIAAVLGATALAVLLPASSASADQLQPLDMSGSYEEYRYQPAYDYDGDGCYAATAIDKDGNLNPGLRPMGTISSNCHDKSDLDNAQTYSRSKCNNGWCAIMYSSYFEKDQAVWGSALGGHRHDWEDVIVWVSQSTLRVEYVSTTQHGKVVTYPRSQVLFVGTHPKVVYHKDGALTHFFRLATVNDDPPENDYHQWQLPTLLGYDDWPSNELRTKLMNSDFGGPSIKISDKDDRFRNTLAGGKPSGIPFDPWA; this is translated from the coding sequence ATGAGTAACCGCAAGGCCAACAGGAATCCAAGGTCGATACAGTCTGTGGTTCCTTCCCCGGCACGTAAGCGCTCCAAGCGCCGAAGGAACTCCCGCATCGCAGCCGTACTTGGTGCCACGGCCCTAGCAGTCCTGCTTCCCGCGTCGTCAGCCTCTGCTGATCAGCTGCAGCCCCTGGACATGAGCGGGTCATACGAAGAATACCGGTACCAGCCGGCTTACGACTACGATGGCGACGGCTGCTACGCCGCCACCGCCATTGATAAGGACGGAAACCTCAATCCCGGTTTGCGGCCCATGGGTACGATCAGCAGCAACTGCCACGACAAGTCCGACCTTGACAACGCCCAAACCTACTCCCGCTCGAAGTGCAACAACGGCTGGTGCGCCATCATGTACTCAAGCTACTTCGAGAAGGACCAGGCTGTGTGGGGCAGCGCCCTCGGAGGGCACCGGCACGACTGGGAGGACGTCATCGTCTGGGTGAGTCAGTCGACCCTTCGGGTGGAGTACGTCTCGACGACCCAGCACGGAAAGGTCGTAACCTACCCGCGTTCGCAGGTTCTCTTCGTAGGGACACATCCCAAGGTCGTCTACCACAAGGACGGTGCGCTGACACACTTCTTCCGGCTCGCCACCGTCAATGACGATCCACCAGAGAACGACTACCACCAGTGGCAGTTGCCCACGCTCCTCGGCTACGACGATTGGCCCAGCAACGAGCTGCGCACGAAACTCATGAATTCCGACTTCGGAGGTCCGAGCATCAAGATCAGCGACAAGGACGATCGCTTCCGGAACACTCTCGCCGGTGGGAAGCCCAGCGGAATCCCCTTCGACCCCTGGGCCTGA
- the mptB gene encoding polyprenol phosphomannose-dependent alpha 1,6 mannosyltransferase MptB, with the protein MWMRSAAGARRLGTAGALAVAAGGTVAGALPVREPWGLWGTYGSAVTTAGAVLAYAGLTLLVLAWWAYGRLRDGDGDGDRARDGDGDGGKGPGVRHALVTLGWWAAPFVLAPPLHSADVYSYIAQGAMVLEGHDVYSHGPSVLGPDSLGADAAASVGGHWTDTPAPYGPVFLLLAKAVVWGTGGTVVPAVLGMRLVAVAALLLIVWAVRGLAVECGADERRALWLAVLNPLLLLHVVGGAHNDGLMIGLMLTGVLLALRGRPLTGSAVVALAVMIKSPAALALLFIGLIAVRRGEGPLVRRVVKAMPGPGLVAAAVVAAASLLGGTGFGWLRTQSVAGTIHTPLSITSDLGQGAGLAARALAGAELGAVKGAVQTIGLAAALALIVFLAFRTVLPWRDRRPLDPVYGLGLSLLALVALSPMVQPWYLLWGTVAVAATVPARNSPVVRVLMVLSAGLVYETAPSGHTPPYGFVLGALACAVALVALRRRPASPVLPGPGGAIVPPGCPSVSRPR; encoded by the coding sequence ATGTGGATGCGGAGTGCGGCCGGCGCGCGCCGGCTGGGAACGGCCGGGGCGCTGGCCGTGGCGGCCGGGGGCACGGTCGCCGGAGCCCTTCCGGTGCGCGAGCCGTGGGGGCTGTGGGGTACGTACGGATCCGCGGTGACCACGGCGGGCGCCGTCCTCGCGTACGCCGGGCTGACGCTGCTGGTGCTGGCCTGGTGGGCGTACGGCAGGCTGCGCGACGGCGACGGCGACGGCGACAGGGCCAGGGACGGCGACGGCGACGGCGGCAAGGGGCCCGGTGTCCGGCACGCCCTCGTCACCCTCGGCTGGTGGGCCGCGCCGTTCGTCCTCGCGCCACCGCTCCACAGTGCCGACGTCTACAGCTACATCGCCCAGGGAGCGATGGTCCTCGAGGGCCACGACGTGTACAGCCACGGGCCGTCGGTGCTCGGCCCGGACTCGCTCGGCGCCGACGCGGCGGCGAGCGTCGGAGGTCACTGGACGGACACCCCGGCGCCGTACGGTCCGGTGTTCCTGCTGCTGGCGAAGGCCGTGGTGTGGGGTACGGGCGGCACCGTCGTGCCCGCCGTGCTCGGGATGCGGCTGGTCGCCGTCGCCGCGCTCCTCCTCATCGTGTGGGCGGTGCGCGGTCTGGCCGTCGAGTGCGGGGCGGACGAGCGCCGGGCGCTGTGGCTGGCCGTCCTCAACCCGCTCCTGCTGCTGCACGTCGTCGGCGGCGCGCACAACGACGGCCTGATGATCGGCCTCATGCTGACCGGGGTCCTGCTGGCGTTGCGCGGGAGGCCGCTGACGGGCAGTGCGGTCGTCGCCCTCGCCGTGATGATCAAGTCCCCGGCGGCGCTCGCCCTGCTCTTCATCGGGCTGATCGCGGTGCGCCGGGGCGAAGGGCCCCTGGTGCGGCGCGTGGTGAAGGCCATGCCCGGCCCCGGGCTGGTGGCCGCCGCCGTCGTGGCCGCCGCCTCGCTGCTCGGCGGCACCGGCTTCGGCTGGCTGCGGACGCAGAGCGTCGCCGGGACCATACACACACCCCTGTCGATCACCAGTGACCTGGGCCAGGGCGCGGGGCTCGCCGCGCGGGCCCTCGCGGGTGCCGAACTCGGCGCCGTGAAGGGCGCGGTGCAGACGATCGGCCTCGCCGCCGCGCTCGCGCTGATCGTCTTCCTCGCCTTCCGGACGGTGCTCCCGTGGCGCGACCGCCGGCCCCTCGATCCCGTGTACGGCCTGGGGCTGTCGCTGCTGGCGCTGGTGGCGCTCTCACCGATGGTGCAGCCGTGGTACCTGCTGTGGGGTACGGTGGCCGTCGCCGCGACGGTACCCGCTCGGAACTCCCCGGTCGTCCGGGTGCTGATGGTGCTCTCCGCCGGGCTGGTGTACGAGACCGCGCCCTCGGGGCACACCCCGCCGTACGGCTTCGTGCTGGGGGCGCTCGCCTGCGCGGTGGCGCTCGTCGCCCTGCGCCGACGCCCCGCGAGTCCGGTACTCCCCGGCCCCGGCGGGGCGATCGTCCCGCCAGGATGTCCGTCCGTTTCCCGTCCTCGATGA
- a CDS encoding M14 family metallopeptidase, which produces MRLRTRGIGTPGRTGRRRGRRSTTRSATLAGLLALAVAVPFTATASPAPEPAGSATAAADGQTRQYEIHGPSTVAERTAVAATGVSIDEVHDHTVVVSADAGQAERLRALGHDLEALPAPPSRRAAGASAEPFDFPSADSRYHNYAEMNAEIDQRIAAHPDIMSKRVIGKSYQGRDIIAVKISDNVGSDEDEPEVLFTHHQHAREHLTVEMALYLLRELGDDYGSDSRITNAVNSREIWIVPDLNPDGGEYDIATGSYRSWRKNRQPNSGSSAVGTDLNRNWDYKFGCCGGSSGSPGSETYRGRAAESAPEVKVVADFVRSRVVGGKQQITAGIDFHTYSELVLWPYGYTKADTAPGMTQDDHDAFATVGRKMAASNGYTPEQSSDLYITDGSIDDWLWGSQKIFGYTFELYPRSFIGGGFYPPDEVIERETSRNRDAVLQLVENADCMYRSIGKEQQYCS; this is translated from the coding sequence ATGCGACTTCGCACACGCGGCATCGGCACTCCCGGCCGCACCGGCAGACGCCGCGGCCGGAGGTCCACCACCCGGTCCGCCACCCTCGCAGGCCTGCTGGCACTCGCCGTGGCGGTGCCCTTCACGGCGACCGCATCCCCGGCACCGGAGCCCGCGGGCTCCGCGACCGCCGCGGCCGACGGGCAGACCCGCCAGTACGAGATCCACGGCCCGTCGACCGTCGCCGAGCGCACGGCCGTCGCGGCCACCGGCGTCTCGATCGACGAGGTCCACGACCACACGGTCGTCGTCAGCGCCGACGCCGGCCAGGCCGAGCGGCTCCGCGCGCTCGGCCACGACCTCGAAGCGCTGCCCGCGCCACCGTCCCGCAGGGCGGCGGGCGCCTCGGCCGAGCCGTTCGACTTCCCCTCCGCGGACTCCCGGTACCACAACTACGCCGAGATGAACGCGGAGATCGACCAGCGCATCGCGGCCCACCCGGACATCATGAGCAAGCGGGTGATCGGCAAGTCCTACCAGGGCCGCGACATCATCGCCGTCAAGATCAGCGACAACGTCGGCAGCGACGAGGACGAGCCCGAGGTCCTCTTCACCCACCACCAGCACGCCCGTGAGCACCTCACGGTGGAGATGGCCCTCTACCTGCTGCGTGAGCTCGGCGACGACTACGGCTCGGACTCCCGGATCACCAACGCCGTCAACAGCCGGGAGATCTGGATCGTGCCGGACCTCAACCCGGACGGCGGCGAGTACGACATCGCCACCGGTTCCTACCGCAGCTGGCGCAAGAACCGCCAGCCCAACTCAGGGTCGTCGGCCGTCGGTACGGACCTGAACCGCAACTGGGACTACAAGTTCGGCTGCTGCGGCGGCTCCTCCGGCTCCCCCGGCTCGGAGACCTACCGCGGCCGGGCCGCCGAGTCGGCCCCCGAGGTGAAGGTCGTCGCCGACTTCGTGCGCTCCCGCGTCGTCGGGGGCAAGCAGCAGATCACGGCGGGCATCGACTTCCACACCTACAGCGAACTGGTGCTCTGGCCGTACGGCTACACCAAGGCCGACACGGCCCCCGGCATGACCCAGGACGACCACGACGCCTTCGCCACCGTCGGCCGGAAGATGGCCGCGAGCAACGGCTACACCCCCGAGCAGTCGAGCGACCTGTACATCACGGACGGGTCGATCGACGACTGGCTGTGGGGCAGCCAGAAGATCTTCGGCTACACCTTCGAGCTGTACCCGAGGAGCTTCATCGGCGGCGGTTTCTACCCGCCCGACGAGGTGATCGAGCGGGAGACGAGCCGCAACCGCGACGCGGTGCTGCAACTGGTGGAGAACGCGGACTGTATGTACCGGTCGATCGGCAAGGAACAGCAGTACTGCTCCTGA